In the genome of Raphanus sativus cultivar WK10039 chromosome 4, ASM80110v3, whole genome shotgun sequence, one region contains:
- the LOC108854050 gene encoding uncharacterized protein LOC108854050 isoform X2 has translation MEEQREESESLSDSRVPLEEETGKIETLVDVPPCIQDANALEVSDAVTKEAGDVEKTDAFNENCQMECEGDADVNGAGEEETVGNKVTDEEEANCEVEEDTPGTVLEVSPSAAETCVEEDATTHKEANGEAMDIDYTEEEETVEKVVLDDDAGASLVVPTQDVPIPEADSNASNVVKGIEVDETKDDADMATNPNSSTEDAADPGNIQDHLKTETGNVSLKEDKKAATVVTAEEEVATEEDNAEGVENASNEAHVATQCPEEASDAILGSDENQDEKDQQDTRREGGDTTHEAPSMDQNPQEDTVMEENTGNSDYAEVGTDSDIKTNGVKRKADVLSEEDSLDEGRKTVSLAKVSFAQKPSFKIGDCIARAASQMAGSPSVLKGSNLGDETLSVESFVSQLHSAATDPVKENLVSEMATGFFLDFRNSSASQQYVPEKASSKRGRPSNSNAGGGTEAFEFEEMGDTYWTDRVIHNGGEEQTPAATEKENYQVVPVELKPAQVKKTRRPYRRRQSQISYPLPSASDKPADFDENAPAELIMYFSETDTIPSEKSLSKMFRHFGPIRDSQTEVDEEKNRARVVFRKGGDAEVAYKSAGKFNIFGTKAVNYELSFTITETFKVKPYVVSLGQEEGAVSLPS, from the exons ATGGAGGAACAGAGAGAAGAAAGTGAGTCCCTTTCTGATTCCAGAGTGCCCTTGGAGGAGGAAACTGGTAAAATTGAAACCCTAGTTGATGTTCCGCCATGCATCCAAGATGCCAACGCTTTAGAGGTTTCGGATGCAGTTACTAAGGAGGCTGGTGATGTTGAAAAGACAGATGCTTTCAACGAGAATTGTCAAATGGAGTGTGAGGGAGATGCTGATGTGAATGGCGCAGGAGAAGAGGAGACTGTTGGCAATAAAGTGACTGATGAAGAAGAGGCGAACTGTGAAGTTGAAGAAGATACCCCAGGAACTGTTTTGGAAGTTAGCCCTTCTGCTGCTGAAACATGTGTTGAGGAAGATGCAACAACCCATAAAGAAGCAAACGGAGAGGCCATGGATATCGATTATACTGAAGAGGAGGAAACGGTGGAGAAGGTTGTTTTGGATGATGATGCTGGTGCAAGTTTGGTGGTGCCAACCCAAGATGTTCCAATACCTGAAGCTGACAGCAACGCTTCCAATGTAGTGAAGGGAATAGAAGTTGATGAAACGAAAGATGATGCTGATATGGCAACAAATCCAAACAGTTCCACTGAAGATGCTGCTGATCCAG GGAATATACAAGACCACCTTAAAACTGAAACTGGGAATGTATCTTTGAAAGAGGATAAGAAAGCAGCTACCGTCGTCACCGCAGAGGAAGAAGTTGCCACGGAGGAGGATAACGCTGAAGGTGTTGAAAATGCTTCCAATGAAGCACATGTTGCTACACAGTGTCCAGAAGAGGCTTCTGATGCAATTTTAGGATCTGACGAAAACCAAGACGAGAAGGATCAACAAGATACAAGGAGGGAGGGAGGTGACACTACTCATGAAGCTCCAAGTATGGATCAAAACCCACAGGAAGATACAGTAATGGAAGAAAATACTGGCAACTCTGATTATGCTGAAGTTGGAACTGATTCTGATATTAAGACCAATGGTGTGAAACGAAAGGCTGATGTCCTGAGTGAGGAGGATTCCTTAGATGAAGGTAGGAAGACTGTTTCCTTGGCAAAGGTGTCTTTTGCACAAAAGCCCTCTTTCAAGATCGGTGATTGCATAGCCAGAGCTGCCAGTCAGATGGCAGGATCTCCTTCAGTTCTCAAGGGTAGTAACCTTGGTGATGAAACTCTTTCTGTGGAGAGTTTTGTATCCCAGCTTCACTCTGCAGCAACAGACCCTGTAAAAGAGAACCTTGTGTCTGAAATGGCCACTGGCTTTTTCTTAGACTTCCGAAACTCATCGGCCTCGCAGCAGTATGTTCCAGAGAAGGCAAGCAGTAAAAGAGGTAGACCATCCAATTCGAATGCAGGAGGAGGAACTGAAGCATTTGAGTTTGAGGAAATGGGAGACACGTACTGGACTGACAGGGTGATCCATAACGGTGGTGAAGAGCAAACGCCAGCTGCTACTGAGAAAGAAAACTATCAAGTTGTGCCGGTTGAGCTGAAACCTGCTCAGGTCAAAAAGACTCGTCGTCCATACAGAAGAAGACAGTCTCAGATCAGTTATCCTCTTCCTTCAGCTTCAGACAAACCAGCGGACTTTGATGAGAATGCACCAGCTGAGCTTATAATGTACTTTTCTGAAACGGATACAATACCTTCTGAGAAGAGCCTGAGTAAAATGTTCAGGCATTTTGGACCAATAAGGGATTCACAGACTGAGGTTGATGAGGAGAAAAACCGGGCTAGGGTAGTTTTCAGGAAGGGTGGTGATGCGGAGGTTGCTTACAAGAGCGCAGGAAAGTTCAACATCTTTGGGACGAAAGCTGTGAATTACGAGCTCAGCTTTACCATTACTGAAACATTCAAAGTTAAGCCTTATGTTGTGTCTTTAGGCCAGGAGGAAGGAGCGGTATCTCTTCCTTCTTAG
- the LOC108851430 gene encoding uncharacterized protein LOC108851430 translates to MIDNRRALGSVTRKTHSTLSLSLSLGGSRRRRKTSLSISLLESKDCVYLFDPDSGRLSSTETDINLGGSPPIERNPMDHNALDLCSVSEASMMKTINQVHRTMQYRCKREGVE, encoded by the exons ATGATTGATAATCGCAGA GCGCTCGGATCGGTTACGCGTAAAACGCattcaactctctctctctctctctctctcggtggGTCGCGCCGACGGCGAAAGACCTCTCTCTCGATATCTCTCCTCGAATCGAAAG ATTGTGTTTATCTGTTCGATCCTGACTCTGGGCGGCTCTCCTCGACGGAGACGGACATCAACCTCGGCGGCTCTCCTCCAATCGAAAG GAATCCTATGGATCACAATGCTCTTGATTTGTGCTCTGTGTCTGAAGCTTCAATGATGAAGACAATAAACCAAGTTCATCGAACAATGCAATACAG GTGTAAGCGTGAAGGAGTGGAGTGA
- the LOC108854050 gene encoding uncharacterized protein LOC108854050 isoform X1, with product MEEQREESESLSDSRVPLEEETGKIETLVDVPPCIQDANALEVSDAVTKEAGDVEKTDAFNENCQMECEGDADVNGAGEEETVGNKVTDEEEANCEVEEDTPGTVLEVSPSAAETCVEEDATTHKEANGEAMDIDYTEEEETVEKVVLDDDAGASLVVPTQDVPIPEADSNASNVVKGIEVDETKDDADMATNPNSSTEDAADPGEVEPLDQNGLFDPRSDITSFIDFSGVSSWSGNIQDHLKTETGNVSLKEDKKAATVVTAEEEVATEEDNAEGVENASNEAHVATQCPEEASDAILGSDENQDEKDQQDTRREGGDTTHEAPSMDQNPQEDTVMEENTGNSDYAEVGTDSDIKTNGVKRKADVLSEEDSLDEGRKTVSLAKVSFAQKPSFKIGDCIARAASQMAGSPSVLKGSNLGDETLSVESFVSQLHSAATDPVKENLVSEMATGFFLDFRNSSASQQYVPEKASSKRGRPSNSNAGGGTEAFEFEEMGDTYWTDRVIHNGGEEQTPAATEKENYQVVPVELKPAQVKKTRRPYRRRQSQISYPLPSASDKPADFDENAPAELIMYFSETDTIPSEKSLSKMFRHFGPIRDSQTEVDEEKNRARVVFRKGGDAEVAYKSAGKFNIFGTKAVNYELSFTITETFKVKPYVVSLGQEEGAVSLPS from the coding sequence ATGGAGGAACAGAGAGAAGAAAGTGAGTCCCTTTCTGATTCCAGAGTGCCCTTGGAGGAGGAAACTGGTAAAATTGAAACCCTAGTTGATGTTCCGCCATGCATCCAAGATGCCAACGCTTTAGAGGTTTCGGATGCAGTTACTAAGGAGGCTGGTGATGTTGAAAAGACAGATGCTTTCAACGAGAATTGTCAAATGGAGTGTGAGGGAGATGCTGATGTGAATGGCGCAGGAGAAGAGGAGACTGTTGGCAATAAAGTGACTGATGAAGAAGAGGCGAACTGTGAAGTTGAAGAAGATACCCCAGGAACTGTTTTGGAAGTTAGCCCTTCTGCTGCTGAAACATGTGTTGAGGAAGATGCAACAACCCATAAAGAAGCAAACGGAGAGGCCATGGATATCGATTATACTGAAGAGGAGGAAACGGTGGAGAAGGTTGTTTTGGATGATGATGCTGGTGCAAGTTTGGTGGTGCCAACCCAAGATGTTCCAATACCTGAAGCTGACAGCAACGCTTCCAATGTAGTGAAGGGAATAGAAGTTGATGAAACGAAAGATGATGCTGATATGGCAACAAATCCAAACAGTTCCACTGAAGATGCTGCTGATCCAGGTGAAGTTGAACCGTTGGATCAGAACGGTCTTTTTGATCCAAGGTCTGATATTACCAGCTTTATTGACTTCAGTGGTGTATCATCTTGGTCAGGGAATATACAAGACCACCTTAAAACTGAAACTGGGAATGTATCTTTGAAAGAGGATAAGAAAGCAGCTACCGTCGTCACCGCAGAGGAAGAAGTTGCCACGGAGGAGGATAACGCTGAAGGTGTTGAAAATGCTTCCAATGAAGCACATGTTGCTACACAGTGTCCAGAAGAGGCTTCTGATGCAATTTTAGGATCTGACGAAAACCAAGACGAGAAGGATCAACAAGATACAAGGAGGGAGGGAGGTGACACTACTCATGAAGCTCCAAGTATGGATCAAAACCCACAGGAAGATACAGTAATGGAAGAAAATACTGGCAACTCTGATTATGCTGAAGTTGGAACTGATTCTGATATTAAGACCAATGGTGTGAAACGAAAGGCTGATGTCCTGAGTGAGGAGGATTCCTTAGATGAAGGTAGGAAGACTGTTTCCTTGGCAAAGGTGTCTTTTGCACAAAAGCCCTCTTTCAAGATCGGTGATTGCATAGCCAGAGCTGCCAGTCAGATGGCAGGATCTCCTTCAGTTCTCAAGGGTAGTAACCTTGGTGATGAAACTCTTTCTGTGGAGAGTTTTGTATCCCAGCTTCACTCTGCAGCAACAGACCCTGTAAAAGAGAACCTTGTGTCTGAAATGGCCACTGGCTTTTTCTTAGACTTCCGAAACTCATCGGCCTCGCAGCAGTATGTTCCAGAGAAGGCAAGCAGTAAAAGAGGTAGACCATCCAATTCGAATGCAGGAGGAGGAACTGAAGCATTTGAGTTTGAGGAAATGGGAGACACGTACTGGACTGACAGGGTGATCCATAACGGTGGTGAAGAGCAAACGCCAGCTGCTACTGAGAAAGAAAACTATCAAGTTGTGCCGGTTGAGCTGAAACCTGCTCAGGTCAAAAAGACTCGTCGTCCATACAGAAGAAGACAGTCTCAGATCAGTTATCCTCTTCCTTCAGCTTCAGACAAACCAGCGGACTTTGATGAGAATGCACCAGCTGAGCTTATAATGTACTTTTCTGAAACGGATACAATACCTTCTGAGAAGAGCCTGAGTAAAATGTTCAGGCATTTTGGACCAATAAGGGATTCACAGACTGAGGTTGATGAGGAGAAAAACCGGGCTAGGGTAGTTTTCAGGAAGGGTGGTGATGCGGAGGTTGCTTACAAGAGCGCAGGAAAGTTCAACATCTTTGGGACGAAAGCTGTGAATTACGAGCTCAGCTTTACCATTACTGAAACATTCAAAGTTAAGCCTTATGTTGTGTCTTTAGGCCAGGAGGAAGGAGCGGTATCTCTTCCTTCTTAG
- the LOC108854048 gene encoding U-box domain-containing protein 3: MDPVPVRCLLNSISRYLHLVACQTIRYKPIQTCVGNVVHLLKLVKPFLDDVVDCKVPPDDCLNSACEDLDSVVNQAREFLEDWSPKMSKLFGVFHSELLLEKVQTCSLEISRILLQLSQSSPVTSSVQGVERCMQEIECFKQERTLSEHMKDTVPLDTEDLDSIIQMMGLISNQDLLKESIAVEKERIRSQTSKSIEKMDRLIDLVSCIREHMLKTEFLEVAKGISIPPYFRCPLSTELMLDPVIVASGQTFDRTSIKKWLDNGLDVCPRTRQVLTHQELIPNYTVKAMIASWLETNSINLPANCDGGGGDASSMANNMGSNDFNRTESFRFSLRSSSFTSRSSLETGNGFEKLKINVPASLCGESQCKDLENFELSSSGQSYTHSRSESVCSVVSSVDYVPSVTNETQSIQENHQSYSEMSPKKHSESSSNVNHEYDSGTMMTSHTIKLVQDLKDGSSQEKTAAAAEIRHLTINNVENRVHIGRCGAITPLLSLLYSEEELTQEHAVTALLNLSISEVNKAMIAEAGAIEPLVHVLNTGNDRAKENSAATLFSLSVLQINRERIGQSNAAIQALVNLLGKGTFRGKKDAASALFNLSITHENKARIVQAKAVKYLVELLNPDLEMVDKAVALLANLSAVGEGRQAIVREGGIPLLVETVDSGSQRGKENAASVLLQLCLNSPKFCTLVLQEGAIPPLVALSQSGTQRAKEKAQQLLSHFRNQRDARMKKGRP; encoded by the exons ATGGATCCTGTGCCGGTTCGGTGTCTCCTAAACAGCATATCTCGTTATCTTCATCTGGTTGCGTGCCAGACCATAAGATATAAACCCATCCAAACATGTGTTGGGAATGTGGTTCACTTGCTGAAGCTCGTGAAACCGTTTCTTgatgatgttgttgattgcaaAGTACCTCCTGATGACTGCTTAAATAGCGCCTGCGAAGACCTGGATTCCGTTGTTAACCAGGCTAGGGAGTTCTTAGAGGACTGGTCCCCAAAGATGAGCAAGCTCTTTGGT GTGTTTCACTCCGAGCTTTTGTTGGAGAAGGTCCAGACTTGTTCGTTGGAGATTAGTCGCATACTTCTTCAGTTATCACAGTCAAGTCCTGTAACTTCAAGTGTACAAGGTGTTGAG CGGTGTATGCAGGAGATTGAATGTTTTAAGCAAGAGAGGACACTGTCTGAACACATGAAGGATACTGTGCCTTTGGATACTGAAGATCTTGACAGCATTATTCAGATGATGGGATTGATATCAAACCAAGATCTCTTGAAGGAAAGCATTGCTGTGGAGAAGGAGAGGATAAGATCACAGACCAGCAAGTCCATAGAAAAAATGGACCGACTGATAGATCTTGTCTCTTGCATCCGTGAACACATGCTTAAAACCGAGTTTCTTGAAGTGGCTAAAGGTATCTCAATACCTCCATACTTCCGGTGTCCTTTGTCAACTGAACTCATGCTGGATCCGGTAATAGTAGCTTCAGGGCAGACATTTGACAGGACCTCCATCAAGAAATGGCTTGATAACGGGTTAGATGTTTGTCCCAGGACGAGGCAGGTGCTGACTCATCAAGAACTCATTCCTAATTACACGGTTAAGGCTATGATAGCGAGTTGGTTGGAGACAAACAGTATCAACCTTCCTGCTAActgtgatggtggtggtggtgatgctTCGTCCATGGCTAACAACATGGGTTCTAATGACTTCAACCGCACCGAGAGTTTTCGTTTTTCTTTAAGGAGCAGCAGTTTTACCTCGAGATCATCTCTTGAAACTGGTAATGGGTTTGAGAAACTGAAGATCAACGTGCCTGCCAGTTTATGTGGTGAATCTCAGTGCAAGGATCTTGAGAACTTCGAACTTTCTTCTTCAGGGCAGTCTTATACTCACAGCAGGAGTGAATCAGTTTGCAGTGTTGTCTCGTCTGTTGATTACGTTCCTTCAGTGACAAATGAGACGCAAAGTATTCAGGAGAACCACCAAAGTTACAGTGAGATGTCTCCTAAGAAACACTCAGAAAGTTCAAGCAACGTTAATCATGAGTATGATTCAGGAACAATGATGACTTCACATACCATAAAACTGGTACAAGATCTTAAAGATGGATCTAGCCAAGAGAAgactgctgctgctgctgagaTACGTCATCTTACCATTAACAACGTTGAAAACCGTGTTCACATTGGGCGTTGCGGTGCCATCACTCCACTGCTGTCACTTCTATACTCAGAAGAAGAGCTAACTCAAGAACACGCAGTCACTGCTCTTCTGAATCTTTCGATCAGCGAAGTAAACAAAGCCATGATTGCGGAAGCTGGGGCTATAGAACCGCTTGTTCACGTTTTGAACACAGGTAATGACAGAGCCAAAGAGAACTCAGCAGCAACGTTGTTCAGTCTATCTGTTCTGCAAATCAACAGGGAAAGAATAGGACAGTCTAACGCAGCTATACAGGCTCTGGTGAATCTTCTTGGAAAGGGAACATTCAGAGGGAAGAAAGATGCTGCTTCTGCGTTGTTCAACCTCTCGATAACTCATGAGAACAAGGCTCGTATTGTGCAAGCTAAGGCGGTTAAGTATCTTGTGGAGCTGTTAAACCCGGATCTAGAGATGGTTGATAAAGCAGTTGCTCTTCTTGCGAATCTTTCTGCGGTTGGAGAAGGGCGTCAAGCAATTGTGAGGGAAGGTGGAATTCCGTTGCTTGTTGAGACGGTTGATTCAGGGTCTCAGAGAGGGAAAGAGAACGCAGCTTCTGTGCTGCTTCAGTTGTGTCTGAACAGTCCCAAGTTTTGCACATTGGTGTTGCAAGAAGGCGCAATACCTCCACTTGTTGCCTTGTCTCAGTCTGGTACACAGAGAGCAAAGGAGAAG GCACAGCAGCTTCTCAGCCACTTCCGGAACCAGCGAGATGCAAGGATGAAGAAAGGTAGACCATGA
- the LOC108853029 gene encoding protein ENHANCED DISEASE RESISTANCE 2-like produces MEMSQIDGRMEGWLYTIRHNRFGLQFSRKRYFVLQDNNLTSFKSVPSDQNEEPDRRASLDCCIRVTDNGRESFFNRKILFIFTLYNTSNHLDQLKLGASSPEEAAKWIRSLQDASQKKFPFPDCEFVSHAEKGLVKFNVSRRSRRKNSVDWTNYSSVNVETIAPDVIAPSPWKIFGCQNGLRLFKEAKDWDSRGRHWDDHPAIMAVGVIDGTSEDIFNTLMSLGPLRSEWDFCFYKGSVVEHLDGHTDIVNIQLYSDWLPWLMNRRDVLLRRYWRREEDGTYVILCHSVYHKKCPPTKGYVRACVKSGGYVVTPVNKGKQSLVKHMVAIDWRSWNLYMRPSSERSITIRVVERLAALREMFKAKQGHGFAEFVSGEFMQTKSSLSKINTMPFKKEAKRFDLDLVKVEEMEKPSSARNSLMDLNDASDEFFDVPEPNESYEFDSLIDNSPFSQGHSQLKLPSPSGIVKKLQDLANNKKGYMDLQEVGMDVNSTFIYGATLQQDPNLTMPCSWSIADPSTFLIRGDNYLNDHQKVKANGTMMQMVGADWISSDKREDDLGGRLGGLVQEFAAKGGPEFFFIVNMQVPGSAMISLALYYMLKTPLEEHPLLHSFVNGDDAYRNSRFKLIPHISKGSWIVKQSVGKKACLVGHALEVRYTRGKNYLELDIDVGSSTVARGVTNLVLGYLNNLVIEMAFLIQANTAEELPELLLGTCRLNYLDVSKSLKER; encoded by the exons ATGGAGATGTCTCAAATCGATGGAAGAATGGAAGGCTGGCTTTATACCATCCGACATAACCGGTTTGGACTACAGTTCTCCCGTAAACGATATTTTGTTCTTCAGGACAACAACCTTACAAGCTTTAAATCTGTACCATCTGATCAGAATGAG GAACCTGATAGAAGAGCATCCCTAGACTGTTGTATTCGGGTTACGGACAATGGAAGAGAGAGTTTCTTTAATAGAAAG ATCCTTTTCATATTTACGCTTTACAACACCTCAAACCATTTGGATCAGTTAAAG CTGGGAGCAAGTAGTCCTGAAGAAGCAGCCAAATGGATCAGATCATTACAAGATGCTTCGCAAaag aagtTTCCTTTTCCGGATTGCGAATTTGTATCTCATGCTGAGAAAGGACTTGTGAAGTTTAATGTATCAAGGAGGTCACGTCGCAAAAATTCAGTGGACTGGACCAATTACTCATCAGTAAATGTTGAAACAATAGCACCTGATGTCATTGCTCCTTCTCCATGGAAAATTTTTGGATGCCAAAACG GTTTACGCCTTTTCAAAGAAGCTAAAGACTGGGATTCCCGTGGAAGG CATTGGGATGATCATCCCGCAATAATGGCAGTTGGTGTCATTGATGGTACTTCAGAAGATATTTTCAATACGTTAATGTCTCTCGGTCCTTTACGATCAGA ATGGGACTTTTGTTTCTACAAAGGAAGCGTGGTGGAGCATCTTGATGGCCACACGGATATAGTTAATATCCAGTTGTACAGTGATTGGTTGCCATGGTTAATGAATCGAAGAGACGTGTTGCTACGACGCTActggagaagggaagaagatGGAACCTATG TGATACTTTGCCACTCTGTTTATCACAAGAAGTGCCCACCAACTAAAGGATATGTTCGAGCTTGTGTCAAAA GTGGTGGTTATGTGGTGACTCCTGTAAACAAAGGGAAACAATCACTAGTAAAGCACATGGTAGCCATTGATTGGAGAAGCTGGAACTTATACATGAGGCCGTCTTCTGAAAGATCTATAACCATTCGTGTGGTTGAGAGACTTGCGGCCTTACGTGAAATGTTCAAAGCGAAACAAGGACACGGCTTCGCTGAGTTCGTCTCAGGGGAGTTCATGCAAACCAAATCCTCCTTGTCTAAGATCAACACTATGCCCTTTAAAAAAGAAGCCAAAAGGTTTGATCTGGATCTTGTGAAAGTTGAGGAAATGGAGAAACCCTCTTCAGCACGCAACAGTTTGATGGACTTAAATGATGCTTCTGATGAATTTTTCGACGTTCCTGAGCCCAATGAGTCGTATGAGTTTGATAGCTTAATTGATAACTCTCCCTTTTCTCAAGGACACTCTCAA cTCAAGCTACCATCACCATCTGGTATTGTCAAGAAACTTCAAGATCTAGCCAATAATAAGAAAGGCTATATGGATTTACAAGAGGTCGGTATGGATGTAAATAGCACATTCATCTATGGAGCCACTCTTCAACAAGACCCAAATCTTACTATGCCTTGTAGTTGGTCTATCGCTGATCCATCTACATTCTTGATTCGTGGAGACAATTATTTAAATGACCATCAAAAG GTAAAGGCAAATGGCACAATGATGCAAATGGTTGGAGCAGACTGGATAAGTTCTGATAAGCGAGAAGATGATCTTGGTGGTCGACTTGGTGGTCTAGTTCAAGAATTCGCAGCGAAAGGCGGTCCAGAGTTTTTCTTCATTGTAAACATGCAG GTCCCTGGTTCTGCTATGATCAGTCTAGCATTGTACTATATGCTGAAAACTCCACTAGAAGAGCATCCTTTGTTACACAGTTTTGTGAATGGTGATGATGCTTATCGCAATTCACGCTTTAAACTCATCCCTCACATCTCCAAAGGTTCGTGGATTGTTAAGCAGAGTGTTGGCAAGAAGGCATGCTTGGTGGGTCACGCACTTGAAGTACGGTACACCCGTGGAAAGAATTACTTGGAG ctCGATATTGATGTTGGATCTTCAACTGTTGCAAGAGGTGTAACCAATCTTGTTCTTGGGTATCTTAACAACTTGGTTATAGAAATGGCTTTTTTGATACAG GCAAATACAGCAGAGGAACTACCAGAACTGCTACTAGGGACATGTCGACTCAATTATCTCGATGTTTCAAAGTCTCTAAAAGAACGATGA